One genomic segment of Panulirus ornatus isolate Po-2019 chromosome 3, ASM3632096v1, whole genome shotgun sequence includes these proteins:
- the LOC139760866 gene encoding uncharacterized protein has product MLSASSRLLVFNEVATTAIYQGKPQLVEYFVGKVNIDFHNDRDFAVMVVKLQLLRRSGFIIMNVYIPSLLLLVISYLTLYFTPFNFQVRVLASLTSLLVMATLYTQASSSLPKTSYFKMVDVWLLSSIFFIFIIIVLHTVIDRVREWEPTSKDPSGAKKISASPAPSEKSSSSNTVHPSEAEVKVGGAEAPRPTDVEEPSSSWWGLDLCVKQSTSCGSLDATPPPRPLYEKIILGARALVLALLVLFNIIYWAIVLK; this is encoded by the exons ATGCTGTCGGCGTCCTCACGTCTGCTGGTGTTCAACGAAGTGGCCACCACGGCCATCTACCAGGGCAAGCCGCAGCTCGTCGAGTACTTCGTCGGGAAAGTCAACATCGACTTCCACAACGACCGGGACTTCGCCGTCATGGTCGTTAAGT TGCAGCTGCTGCGAAGGTCGGGGTTCATCATCATGAACGTGTACATCccgtccctcctgctgctggtcatCAGTTACCTCACACTCTACTTCACGCCCTTCAACTTCCAAGTCCGGGTCttagcctccctcacctccctgctGGTCATGGCCACACTGTACACGCAG GCCTCATCCTCGTTGCCCAAGACCTCCTACTTCAAGATGGTGGACGTGTGGCTTCTCTCAagcatcttcttcatcttcatcatcatcgtcctccACACCGTGATTGACCGAGTGAGGGAGTGGGAACCCACCTCCAAAGACCCCTCAGGTGCCAAAAAGATATCTGCGTCGCCGGCGCCATCCGAGAAATCTTCGTCATCCAACACAGTCCATCCTTCTGAAGCTGAGGTGAAGGTGGGTGGAGCAGAGGCCCCTCGGCCAACGGACGTGGAGGAACCAAGCTCCAGCTGGTGGGGCTTAGACCTGTGTGTGAAACAATCGACCTCTTGCGGGTCGTTGGATGCCACCCCGCCCCCCAGACCCCTCTACGAGAAGATCATCCTGGGGGCGCGGGCCCTCGTCTTGGCACTCCTGGTCCTCTTCAACATAATCTACTGGGCCATTGTCCTCAAGTAG